The sequence GGGGGTTAATTGTTGGGGTTTCGGATGTTGCCGCTACAGGACCGCCGGCCTCAGGAAGTGCCGGCATTGTCCCGTCGCCACAGCCGGCCAAAAATCCCAATATGATCAAGGAAAAGATGAAAGTACGGTTCATAAATGACCTCTATCATTATTATCGGCAGAAACCAGAAAAAGTTGCTAGAAAAATTCAGGGGAGAGACCACCGGTCACGGAGCAAATATTATAAGGATTTGCAAACGATGGTTCTAGATAGGATTTTAGACTATTTGCTCCGTGACCGGTGGTTACCGGTGGTTCTAACCTCGCGATCCCCAACTTGACATAATATCTCTTATGCGACCTCATATGTCTAAAAAATATATTGGGCTATAAGGGCCCCTATGGCCTAATATCGTTAAAGTAGCCCTTTAGCTTCTCCATTAGCCTTGCCTCTATCTGGCGGGCCCTTTCTTTGGAGATACCATATTCATTCGCTATCTCTTGCAGAGTTAAAGGAACTTCTGAAAGAAGCCTTTCATGCAATATCTTCACCTCGCGCGGCTTCAAAACTTTTGAAAATTGTTCCAGCCTCTCCTTAAAGATATCGCTCATCTGCTTGTTGCTAAGCTTCTCATCCATGGGTATCTCATCGTCCGAAATGAAATCTTCCAAAATGGCGCTTTTGGGTTCGTGAGAAACCGGGGTTCCCAGCCCGATCTCGGGATGTGTGAGCCTGTTCGACATCTCCTCGATCTCACTCACGTCAACGCCGAGCTTGCTGGATAAAAGCCTCGAATCCGCGTAATAGCCCATCTGTTCGATCTTTTGCTTCTCCTGCATCAGGTTAAAAAAGAGCTTTCGCTGGTTCCTGGTGGTACCTATCTTTATCAGCCTGAAATTGTCCAATATATACTTTAATATATATGACCTGATCCACCAAGTCGCATAATGGCCTAGACGCGCGCCTTTTGTGGTGTCGAACTTCTTCACGGCATGCATGAGCCCAACGTTTCCCTCGCCTATCAGGTCCAGCACATTATGATAGGCGTTCTTGTACTCCATGGCTATCTTCACAACGAGGCGCAAATGAGAAGTGACCAGCTTCTTTGCCGCCTCAACATCTCCCTCCTCATGAAAGCGCCTGGCAAGTTCCTTTTCCTCTTCTTCGGAGAGCATCGGATATGCGGCCACCTGGGAAAGATAAGCCTTTAAGGGATCGACCGGCACCAGCTGTGAAGGTTCGTGTCTTAACGTCGGCAGGTATTTTTCGTTATTCTCTTTCATCTATCCTTGTCTTAAAATTTTTCAGCATCTTTGGCAAGTGAGATTCGATAAGTTTTTCGGCAACAGCCTTGGGCACGAGCCAGCCGAATTGAACTTCGACCGAATATGTGAGCTTGGTCCTATTTTTTCCTTCCGGCTCAAGTGACCATTCCCCCGTGTTCGATTTCATGTTATCGCCCTTAACTAGCTCCCAGGATATTAGACTTGGATGCTTCAAGTGGAACTTTAAGGTGTATTCGCTCTTTAACAAGAGCTCTACTTTGAACCTTACAACGATTTCTTTAGAGTTCTTTTTGATAACTGTCGCGTCCAATATCTCGGGAAGGAACTTCGGATAACTTTCAAAGTCGGAGACAACATCAAACGCCTCTTTTGGCGATGCGTTCACCGTTATGGACCTTTTGATAGCGGGCATAGTTTATTAAACCTTCGCTATCTCTCATGGTTCGACAGGCTCACCATGAGCGCATCTTGCCATTATTCTTCCCACGAATATTTTGGCTTGCGCTTGAAATCATGATGGGTCTCGATATATCTCACCGTTCCTGTTTCGCTACGCATAACAACGGAGTGCGTAACGGCGCCGCCGCCGAAAAATACGACCCCTTTCAAAAAATCGCCGTGTGTAACTCCAGTTGCCGCAAAGACCACGTTCCCATTTGCGAGCTCATCTACATTATATATCTTGTTAAGGTCACTCACTCCCATCTTTAGTGCACGGCTCTTTTCCTCTTCGTTGCGGAAGGCAAGCCTTCCCTGCATATCGCCGCCGATGCATTTAAGCGCCGCGGCGGCCAGCACACCTTCAGGCGCCCCACCCGTTCCCATAAGAGCGTCAACGCCGCGGGATTCTCTGCACGTTGCTATGGCCGCCGAAACGTCACCGTCGCGAATGAGCTTGATGCGGGCCCCCGATTCCCTCACTTCGCGAACAAGGTCTTCGTGGCGCGTTCTGTCCAGTATTATAACGGTAAGGTCGCTCACCTCGCAGTTCTTGACCCTGGCTATCTGTCTTAAGTTTTCTGTGGGCGAAAGTTTCAGGCTGATAACGCCTTTTGCCGAAGGGCCAACGGCTATCTTTTCCATGTAGGTATCGGGCGCGTTGAGAAAGTTACCCTTGTCCGCCGCCGCTATAACTGCCAAGGCGTTCGGATCGCCGCGCGCCGTTATTGTGGTCCCTTCTAAAGGATCTAGCGAAATATCCACCTCGGGATCGTTATCGTTCCACTGACCGACCTTTTCACCGATATAAAGCATGGGGGCCTCGTCGCGTTCACCCTCACCTATCACAACCGTTCCCCTGATGCTGATGGTCTGGAGCGACCTTCGCATGGCGTTAACCGCCGCCTGGTCAGCAAGTTTTTCATTACCACGTCCCATAAGACGTGACGAAGATATTGCCGCCGCCTCGGTCACGCGAACAAGTTCAAGGGCTAAATTGCGATCCATGTTATCCTCCTATTTTATTCATCCTTCGACCCTTCGACTCCGCTCAGGGCAGGCAGGCTCAGGATGAGCGAGGTATAAAAACCCGCTCATCCTGAGCCTGCCGAACCATGAACAAATATTTGTTCTGCCATATAGGAACTCCTAACAAAAACTCCGCTAAATACGCTTGTTATCCCGATATTCTCACCCATTACTTTAAGCTCTCTAAACTCTTCCTCACTGTAATATTTTTCAACATGTGCGTTGGTCTTACTTGGCGCAAGATACTGTCCTATCGTTACCATTTCGCAACCGGCGTTTTTCAGTTCATTCAAGGTCGCGTTAATCTCGCCCATGCTCTCGCCAAGCCCCACCATTATTCCGGACTTGGTGATTATATTAGAATAACTATTTTTTATCCAGCCTAAAATCTTAAGGGACCTGTCGAAGTCGGCGTGCGAGCGGACGGCAGGAGTCAGTCGCCTTACGGTCTCTATATTATGATTAAAAATGTCGGGCCCTGCATCGCAAACGGTCTTTAAACATTCGGGGCGGGCATGAAAATCCGGCGTGAGAACTTCGATAGTGATCGGTCGCTCATCCTGAGCTTGTCGAAGGATGGGCGACTGTCCATGGTTCGACAGGCTCACCATGAGCGATCTAAGAGCCTTGATAGTTGCGGCAAAGTGTCCGGCCCCTTCGTCCGGCAGGTCGTCGCGGGTGACAGAAGTTATTACAACGTGTTTGAGCTTTAGTTCCGAGACCATTCGGGCAATGGAGGCCGGTTCTTGCGGATCAGGAGGTGAAAGCAACTCATCCTTCGACAGGCTCAGGATGAGCGACTGAGCGCCCCGCTCACCCTGAGCCTGTCGAAGGGTGGAACGCACATTGCAAAATCTGCACGAACGCGTACAGGTGTTGCCAAGTATCATGAACGTTGCCGTCCCGCGCGAAAAACATTCGCCCAGGTTCGGGCACCTTGCCTCCTCGCAAACGGTGTGAAGCTTGTGTTTGCGAAGCTGTGCCTTTATATTATGAACATCCATGCAGGAGAGGTTTAGTTTTTTTATAGGCTTCATAATTACCAACGTGTCATTGCGAGCGTAGGCGAAGCAATCCCCCGATTGTATTCGTGGGATTGCCACGCCCCTTTGGGGCTCGCAATGACATATACTAAGCAACTTTTCCCAGTTCGATATTGCCTCGTTCCTTCATTAGTTCCGAGAACGGCCTGTTCTTCGGCAACTCTAATTTAGGATCTTCGGTTATCATCTCAAATGCCGCCTGCCTCGCTGTCTGCAACATGCCGGCATCTCTAATAAGGTCGGCGAGCTTGAATTCCGGCAACCCCGACTGTCTGGTCCCTAAGAACTCCCCCGGACCGCGTATCTTTAAATCCTCCTCGGCTATCTTGAACCCGTCGGTCGTCTCTATCATTATATTGAGGCGCGCCCTGCCGTCCTCGCTCAAATA comes from Deltaproteobacteria bacterium CG11_big_fil_rev_8_21_14_0_20_49_13 and encodes:
- the glpX gene encoding fructose-bisphosphatase class II, with the protein product MDRNLALELVRVTEAAAISSSRLMGRGNEKLADQAAVNAMRRSLQTISIRGTVVIGEGERDEAPMLYIGEKVGQWNDNDPEVDISLDPLEGTTITARGDPNALAVIAAADKGNFLNAPDTYMEKIAVGPSAKGVISLKLSPTENLRQIARVKNCEVSDLTVIILDRTRHEDLVREVRESGARIKLIRDGDVSAAIATCRESRGVDALMGTGGAPEGVLAAAALKCIGGDMQGRLAFRNEEEKSRALKMGVSDLNKIYNVDELANGNVVFAATGVTHGDFLKGVVFFGGGAVTHSVVMRSETGTVRYIETHHDFKRKPKYSWEE
- a CDS encoding lipoyl synthase — protein: MKPIKKLNLSCMDVHNIKAQLRKHKLHTVCEEARCPNLGECFSRGTATFMILGNTCTRSCRFCNVRSTLRQAQGERGAQSLILSLSKDELLSPPDPQEPASIARMVSELKLKHVVITSVTRDDLPDEGAGHFAATIKALRSLMVSLSNHGQSPILRQAQDERPITIEVLTPDFHARPECLKTVCDAGPDIFNHNIETVRRLTPAVRSHADFDRSLKILGWIKNSYSNIITKSGIMVGLGESMGEINATLNELKNAGCEMVTIGQYLAPSKTNAHVEKYYSEEEFRELKVMGENIGITSVFSGVFVRSSYMAEQIFVHGSAGSG
- a CDS encoding cyclase; the protein is MPAIKRSITVNASPKEAFDVVSDFESYPKFLPEILDATVIKKNSKEIVVRFKVELLLKSEYTLKFHLKHPSLISWELVKGDNMKSNTGEWSLEPEGKNRTKLTYSVEVQFGWLVPKAVAEKLIESHLPKMLKNFKTRIDERE
- a CDS encoding RNA polymerase subunit sigma-70, which encodes MKENNEKYLPTLRHEPSQLVPVDPLKAYLSQVAAYPMLSEEEEKELARRFHEEGDVEAAKKLVTSHLRLVVKIAMEYKNAYHNVLDLIGEGNVGLMHAVKKFDTTKGARLGHYATWWIRSYILKYILDNFRLIKIGTTRNQRKLFFNLMQEKQKIEQMGYYADSRLLSSKLGVDVSEIEEMSNRLTHPEIGLGTPVSHEPKSAILEDFISDDEIPMDEKLSNKQMSDIFKERLEQFSKVLKPREVKILHERLLSEVPLTLQEIANEYGISKERARQIEARLMEKLKGYFNDIRP